In the genome of Segatella copri, one region contains:
- a CDS encoding dicarboxylate/amino acid:cation symporter: MKRIKMPLLAKVKTPLLARIIIAIILGVVFGNFFNEAAVRAFLTFNGIFSQFLGFMIPLIIIGLVTPAIADIGHGAGKLLLATVGIAFADTILAGLLAYGTGSALFPHMIANSAHVAVDKAEELKPFFEIKIPAMVDVMSALVFSFIAGLGIAHKGSRTMQNIFQEFKEIVSGVIAKVIIPLLPLYIFGIFLGMTFSGEAYHILLVFAQIILVILVLHIVILLYEYLLAGGLTHKNPFKLLLNMLPAYFTALGTSSSAATIPVTLKQTLKNGVTDGIAGFTIPLCATIHLSGSMMKITCCALTICLINGLPCNLPLFLNFIFVLAICMVAAPGVPGGAVMAALGPLASVLGFNADMQALMIALYIAMDSFGTACNVTGDGAIAVVVDKIFRKDQ, translated from the coding sequence ATGAAAAGAATCAAAATGCCACTTTTGGCAAAAGTCAAAACACCACTTTTGGCAAGAATCATCATTGCCATCATCTTGGGTGTAGTTTTCGGCAATTTCTTCAATGAAGCGGCCGTCAGAGCATTCCTCACCTTCAATGGTATCTTCAGCCAATTCCTGGGCTTTATGATACCGCTCATCATCATCGGTCTCGTTACACCAGCCATTGCCGACATCGGTCATGGCGCCGGGAAACTCCTCCTTGCCACCGTGGGCATCGCCTTTGCCGACACCATCCTGGCAGGTCTGCTAGCCTATGGCACAGGATCGGCGCTCTTCCCTCACATGATTGCCAACTCTGCCCATGTGGCAGTAGATAAGGCAGAAGAACTCAAACCCTTCTTCGAAATCAAGATACCTGCCATGGTAGACGTGATGAGTGCACTCGTCTTCTCGTTCATTGCCGGACTGGGCATTGCCCACAAAGGCAGCCGCACCATGCAGAACATCTTTCAGGAATTCAAGGAAATCGTTTCCGGTGTCATCGCCAAAGTCATCATCCCTCTCCTGCCCCTTTACATCTTCGGCATCTTCCTGGGCATGACTTTCTCGGGCGAAGCATACCATATTCTGCTTGTCTTCGCACAGATTATCCTCGTGATTCTCGTGCTCCATATCGTAATATTACTTTACGAATATCTATTGGCTGGAGGCTTAACCCATAAGAATCCGTTCAAGCTGTTGCTCAACATGTTGCCAGCCTACTTCACGGCACTGGGCACCTCATCGTCTGCAGCCACCATTCCGGTTACACTGAAGCAGACCTTGAAAAACGGCGTTACCGATGGCATTGCCGGCTTCACCATTCCACTCTGTGCCACCATCCACCTCTCGGGTTCAATGATGAAGATTACCTGCTGTGCACTCACCATCTGCCTCATCAATGGCTTGCCGTGCAATCTGCCTCTCTTCCTCAACTTCATCTTCGTGCTCGCCATCTGCATGGTAGCAGCTCCGGGAGTTCCAGGAGGAGCTGTGATGGCAGCACTCGGTCCGCTAGCCTCAGTATTGGGTTTCAATGCTGATATGCAGGCGCTTATGATAGCCCTCTATATTGCGATGGACAGTTTCGGCACCGCCTGCAATGTAACGGGCGATGGTGCCATCGCCGTTGTCGTTGATAAGATATTCAGGAAGGATCAATAA
- a CDS encoding MFS transporter codes for MRNRKFYPWLVVALLWVVALLNYMDRQMLSTMQAEMKVDIVELQQAEAFGALMAVFLWVYGIVSPFAGIVADRISRKKLVVGSLFVWSLVTYLMGYASSFNQLYMLRALMGISEALYIPSALSLIADWHEGKSRSLAIGVHMTGLYVGQAIGGFGATVAAAFSWHTTFHWFGILGIAYSVVLLLLLHDKEKETVSVAAQQVKPAKGGLFQGLSVVLSTWAFWVILFYFAVPSLPGWATKNWLPTLFAENLGIPMSQAGPMSTITIAVSSLIGVLFGGVLSDKWVQKNIRGRVYTSAIGLGMTIPALFLLGFGHSLVAIVGAGLLFGIGYGMFDANNMPILCQIISAKYRATAYGIMNMVGVFAGAMVTQVMGKCSDGGNLGFAFAVLGIVVIAALTLQLVCLKPKTDNLE; via the coding sequence ATGAGAAATAGAAAGTTTTACCCTTGGTTGGTTGTTGCGCTCCTGTGGGTGGTTGCACTTCTCAACTATATGGATCGCCAGATGCTTTCAACCATGCAGGCAGAAATGAAGGTTGACATCGTGGAATTGCAGCAGGCTGAGGCCTTCGGAGCTTTGATGGCTGTCTTCCTTTGGGTGTATGGAATCGTGAGCCCGTTCGCTGGTATCGTGGCTGATAGAATCAGCCGAAAGAAATTGGTGGTGGGCAGTCTCTTCGTCTGGTCGCTGGTTACTTACCTCATGGGTTATGCTTCCAGTTTCAACCAGCTCTACATGCTCAGAGCTTTGATGGGTATCAGTGAGGCACTCTACATCCCTTCTGCTCTCTCGCTCATTGCCGATTGGCATGAAGGCAAATCCCGCTCTCTCGCCATCGGCGTCCACATGACCGGTTTGTATGTGGGTCAGGCCATCGGCGGATTCGGTGCCACAGTGGCTGCAGCCTTCTCTTGGCATACCACTTTCCACTGGTTCGGTATCCTCGGAATCGCTTATTCCGTAGTATTGCTCCTCCTCTTGCATGATAAGGAAAAGGAGACCGTGAGTGTGGCGGCGCAGCAGGTGAAACCTGCGAAGGGCGGACTCTTCCAAGGCTTGTCGGTAGTGCTTTCTACGTGGGCTTTCTGGGTTATTCTTTTCTATTTTGCAGTACCTTCTCTCCCGGGTTGGGCAACCAAGAACTGGCTCCCTACCTTGTTTGCTGAGAATTTGGGCATCCCAATGTCGCAGGCGGGTCCGATGTCAACCATCACCATTGCCGTATCTTCATTGATTGGTGTACTCTTCGGAGGTGTGCTTTCTGACAAGTGGGTACAGAAGAACATCCGTGGCCGTGTCTATACCAGTGCCATTGGTTTGGGAATGACCATTCCTGCGCTCTTCCTCCTCGGCTTCGGTCACAGTCTGGTAGCCATCGTAGGTGCAGGCTTGCTCTTCGGTATCGGTTACGGTATGTTTGATGCCAACAATATGCCAATCCTCTGCCAGATTATCTCGGCAAAGTACAGAGCCACCGCATACGGTATCATGAACATGGTGGGCGTATTTGCCGGAGCCATGGTTACCCAGGTGATGGGTAAGTGCTCTGATGGCGGCAACCTGGGCTTTGCCTTCGCCGTACTCGGCATCGTGGTGATAGCTGCACTGACTCTCCAGTTGGTCTGCCTGAAGCCAAAGACAGATAATCTGGAATAA
- a CDS encoding AGE family epimerase/isomerase, with protein sequence MNIKEYIKQWAESYKTDLTENIMPFWMEHGWDKVNGGVYTCLNRDGSLIDSTKSVWFQGRFAFVCAYAYNNVEKNPMWLEAAKSTLDFIENHCFAKNGRMYFSVTAEGKPLRMRRYVFSETFAAIAMSEYALATGDQKYAERALQIFKDTQRFLTTPGILPPKFEESVQLQSHSIIMILINVGSCIRKVISDPKLTEQIDESIAMLKKYFIHPEFKCLLETVGMNGEFVDTCMGRTINPGHCIETSWFIMEEAKLRGWDKEITDMALQIFDWSWDWGWDKQYGGIINFRDCRNLPAQDYSQDMKFWWPQCETIIASLYAYLATGDDEYIYKHQRISEWTYAHFPDAEFGEWYGYLHRDGTVAQPAKGNLFKGPFHIPRMMIKAYSLCQEILNKEV encoded by the coding sequence ATGAATATCAAGGAATATATCAAGCAGTGGGCTGAATCCTACAAGACAGATCTCACAGAGAACATCATGCCTTTCTGGATGGAGCATGGTTGGGACAAGGTGAACGGCGGTGTCTATACCTGTTTGAATAGAGACGGAAGTCTGATAGACTCCACCAAGTCTGTGTGGTTCCAGGGACGATTTGCCTTTGTATGTGCCTATGCATATAATAATGTAGAGAAGAATCCGATGTGGCTGGAGGCTGCGAAGAGCACCCTCGACTTCATCGAGAACCATTGTTTCGCCAAGAACGGAAGAATGTACTTCTCTGTCACAGCCGAGGGCAAGCCATTGCGCATGCGCCGCTACGTGTTCTCTGAGACTTTCGCAGCCATTGCGATGTCGGAGTATGCTTTGGCTACCGGCGACCAGAAGTATGCCGAGCGTGCCTTGCAGATCTTTAAGGACACCCAGCGTTTTCTCACTACTCCAGGTATCCTGCCTCCAAAGTTTGAAGAATCAGTGCAGTTGCAGAGCCACAGCATCATCATGATTCTCATCAATGTGGGTTCCTGCATCCGCAAGGTTATCAGCGACCCTAAGCTCACCGAGCAGATTGATGAGTCGATTGCTATGTTGAAGAAGTACTTCATCCACCCAGAGTTCAAGTGTCTCCTGGAGACCGTAGGAATGAACGGTGAGTTTGTGGATACCTGTATGGGTCGCACCATCAATCCTGGTCATTGCATCGAGACTTCTTGGTTTATCATGGAAGAGGCTAAGCTCAGAGGCTGGGACAAGGAGATAACCGATATGGCGCTGCAGATCTTCGACTGGTCATGGGACTGGGGATGGGACAAGCAGTATGGCGGCATCATTAACTTCAGAGACTGCAGGAATCTTCCTGCGCAGGATTATTCACAGGATATGAAGTTCTGGTGGCCACAGTGTGAAACCATCATCGCTTCTCTCTATGCTTACCTGGCTACGGGTGATGATGAGTACATCTACAAGCATCAGCGCATCAGCGAATGGACCTATGCCCACTTCCCGGATGCAGAGTTCGGCGAGTGGTATGGTTATCTTCACAGAGACGGTACCGTGGCACAGCCTGCCAAGGGTAATCTCTTCAAGGGTCCGTTCCACATTCCGAGAATGATGATCAAGGCATACTCTTTGTGCCAGGAGATTTTGAACAAGGAAGTATAA
- the nagB gene encoding glucosamine-6-phosphate deaminase → MRVIIEKNYEELARWAARHVVETIKAFQPTAEKPFVLGLPTGSSPVGMYAEIVKAVKAGEISFKHVLTFNMDEYVGLPESHPESYHSFMAHNLFDHIDCPKENIHILNGNAEDLEAECAHYEQMIEEAGGIDLFIGGIGPDGHIAFNEPFSSLTSRTRVKTLTTDTRIANSRFFGGDMNAVPATALTVGVGTVMAAREVMILCNGHNKARALQAAIEGPVTQAWTISALQTHQHGIIVCDESATDELKVSTYKYFKDIEKDNL, encoded by the coding sequence ATGCGTGTAATCATCGAAAAGAATTACGAGGAGTTGGCCCGCTGGGCAGCTCGTCACGTTGTGGAGACCATCAAAGCCTTCCAACCAACAGCAGAAAAACCATTCGTTTTGGGTTTGCCAACAGGTTCATCACCAGTAGGCATGTATGCAGAAATCGTTAAGGCTGTAAAGGCTGGCGAGATTTCGTTCAAGCATGTACTCACCTTCAATATGGACGAGTATGTAGGCTTGCCAGAGTCTCACCCTGAGAGCTACCATTCTTTCATGGCTCACAACCTCTTCGACCACATCGACTGCCCTAAGGAGAACATCCATATCCTCAACGGAAACGCAGAGGATCTCGAGGCAGAGTGCGCTCACTATGAGCAGATGATTGAGGAAGCAGGCGGCATCGACCTCTTCATCGGCGGTATCGGTCCTGACGGCCACATCGCTTTCAACGAGCCTTTCTCTTCTCTCACATCACGTACACGAGTTAAGACTCTGACCACAGATACCCGTATCGCCAACTCACGCTTCTTCGGCGGCGACATGAACGCTGTGCCTGCCACTGCTCTCACAGTGGGCGTAGGTACCGTTATGGCAGCCAGAGAGGTAATGATTCTCTGCAACGGCCACAACAAGGCTCGTGCACTCCAGGCAGCTATCGAGGGTCCTGTTACACAGGCTTGGACTATCAGTGCGCTTCAGACTCACCAGCACGGCATCATCGTTTGCGATGAGAGCGCTACCGACGAGTTGAAGGTCAGCACCTACAAGTACTTCAAGGACATCGAGAAGGACAACCTGTAA
- a CDS encoding glucosamine-6-phosphate deaminase, with product MRLNLSSQIVLNKVPLAYYKPKTTVEYSEISRMEKIHTDIFASSMEGAAHVADQIEKEIKAAQHEGKYYVMALGTGLSLTPIYKELQKRCEAKQLSFRNVVAFNAYEYYPIAKESSLKSINQLKERFLDHIDIDPQNIFTLDGSVAQDAVQDTCRLYEQRIKTFGGLDVALLGIGRMGNIAANEPGSGIQSITRLILIGNTSREEMENSFGTKEQIPPCSLTMGIATLLSAKKVYLTAWGDEKADIMQKVVEGNITDTLPASFLQTHPNAHVILDLSAASHLTRIKHPWLVTNCEWTDKQVRSALVWLCQKLHKPILKLTNKDYNENGLSELLALYGSAYNANIKIFNDLQHTITGWPGGKPNADDTYRPERAKPFPKKVIVFSPHPDDDVISMGGTIRRLVQQQHEVHVAYETSGNIAVGDEEVTRFMHFINGFNQIFADSKDSVISKKYKEIKEFFANKKEGDFDTRDILTIKGLIRRGEARTACTYNQIPLNRVHFLDLPFYESGKIEKLPMTEKDVEIVRALLQEVKPHQIYVAGDLADPHGTHKKCTDAVLAAIDEEKKAGAEWLKDCRIWMYRGAWAEWEIENIEMCVPLSPEELRAKRNSILKHQSQMESAPFLGNDERLFWQRAEDRNRGTAQLYDELGLACYEAMEAFVEYVPL from the coding sequence ATGAGACTCAATCTAAGTTCACAGATTGTACTCAACAAGGTTCCTTTGGCTTACTACAAGCCAAAGACTACCGTTGAGTATTCAGAAATCTCCAGAATGGAGAAAATTCACACCGACATCTTCGCCTCTTCCATGGAGGGTGCAGCTCACGTAGCTGACCAGATAGAGAAGGAAATCAAGGCAGCCCAGCATGAGGGTAAGTATTATGTAATGGCATTGGGCACAGGTCTTTCGCTCACACCTATCTACAAAGAATTGCAGAAAAGATGCGAGGCTAAGCAGCTCAGTTTCAGAAACGTGGTTGCTTTCAACGCCTACGAGTACTATCCTATTGCCAAGGAAAGCTCGCTGAAGAGCATCAACCAGCTGAAGGAGCGCTTCCTCGACCATATTGACATCGACCCACAGAATATCTTCACGCTCGACGGCAGCGTGGCTCAAGACGCAGTGCAGGATACATGCCGCCTCTACGAGCAGCGCATCAAGACTTTCGGCGGTCTCGACGTGGCTCTGCTGGGCATCGGAAGAATGGGTAACATCGCTGCCAACGAACCTGGTTCCGGCATCCAGTCGATAACCCGTCTCATCCTCATCGGCAACACATCCCGCGAGGAGATGGAGAACAGTTTCGGCACCAAGGAGCAGATTCCTCCTTGCTCGCTCACCATGGGTATCGCTACCCTGCTCTCTGCCAAGAAAGTATATCTCACGGCTTGGGGCGACGAAAAGGCTGACATCATGCAGAAGGTAGTGGAAGGAAACATCACTGACACATTGCCAGCAAGCTTCCTCCAGACTCATCCTAATGCACACGTCATCCTCGACCTGAGCGCTGCTTCTCACCTCACCCGCATCAAGCATCCATGGCTCGTAACCAACTGCGAGTGGACCGACAAGCAGGTGCGTTCTGCATTGGTATGGCTCTGCCAGAAGTTGCACAAGCCTATCCTGAAGTTGACCAACAAGGATTACAACGAGAACGGCTTGAGCGAACTTCTGGCTCTCTACGGCTCTGCATACAATGCCAACATCAAGATCTTCAACGACTTGCAGCACACCATCACAGGCTGGCCTGGTGGCAAGCCAAACGCTGACGACACCTATCGCCCTGAGCGTGCGAAGCCATTCCCTAAGAAGGTGATTGTCTTCTCTCCTCACCCAGACGATGATGTAATCTCAATGGGTGGTACTATCCGCCGATTGGTTCAGCAACAGCACGAGGTTCACGTGGCTTACGAGACATCGGGTAACATCGCAGTAGGCGACGAGGAGGTGACAAGATTCATGCACTTCATCAACGGCTTCAACCAGATCTTCGCTGATTCTAAGGACAGCGTTATCTCTAAGAAGTACAAGGAGATTAAGGAATTCTTCGCCAACAAGAAGGAGGGCGACTTCGACACCCGCGACATCCTGACCATCAAGGGCTTGATTCGTCGTGGCGAGGCTCGCACAGCATGTACCTACAACCAGATTCCTCTGAACCGTGTTCACTTCCTCGACTTGCCATTCTATGAGAGCGGTAAGATTGAGAAGTTACCGATGACAGAGAAGGATGTTGAGATTGTTAGAGCTTTGTTGCAGGAGGTGAAGCCTCATCAGATTTATGTAGCTGGCGACTTAGCAGACCCACACGGCACCCACAAGAAGTGTACCGACGCTGTTCTCGCAGCCATCGACGAGGAGAAGAAGGCTGGTGCAGAGTGGCTGAAGGACTGCCGCATCTGGATGTATCGTGGTGCATGGGCAGAATGGGAGATTGAGAACATCGAGATGTGTGTTCCATTGAGCCCAGAGGAGTTAAGAGCAAAGCGTAACTCTATCCTGAAGCATCAGTCACAGATGGAGAGTGCTCCATTCCTGGGCAACGATGAGCGTTTGTTCTGGCAGCGTGCCGAGGACCGCAACCGTGGCACCGCCCAGCTCTATGATGAGTTAGGCCTGGCTTGCTACGAGGCTATGGAGGCTTTCGTGGAGTATGTTCCGCTATAA
- a CDS encoding dihydrodipicolinate synthase family protein — translation MEKIIGLIDAPFTPFYANGDVNLEPIEAYAKMLQKNGLKGVFINGSSGEGYMLTTEERMLLAERWVAVAPKDFKIIVHVGSCCLRESRRLAEHAQKLGVWGIGSMAPPFPHIGRIEELVKYCEEIASAAPELPFYYYHIPAFNGAYLPMLDLLKAVDGRIPNFAGIKYTFESLYEYNQCRLYKNGKYDMLHGQDETILPSLAQGGAQGGIGGTTNYNGKELVGIIEAWKNGDIETAREKQNFAQEVINVICHYRGNIVGGKRIMKLLGFDLGPNRTPFRNMTDEEEQAMKKELEAIHFFERCNQF, via the coding sequence ATGGAAAAAATCATTGGACTCATTGATGCACCGTTCACTCCTTTTTATGCCAACGGTGATGTGAACTTGGAACCTATCGAGGCTTATGCCAAGATGCTTCAGAAAAACGGTCTGAAGGGCGTGTTTATCAATGGTTCCTCAGGCGAGGGCTATATGTTGACCACTGAGGAGAGAATGCTCCTTGCTGAGCGATGGGTTGCAGTGGCTCCTAAGGACTTCAAGATTATCGTTCATGTGGGCAGCTGCTGCCTCCGTGAGAGTCGTCGTTTGGCAGAGCATGCACAGAAGTTGGGTGTTTGGGGTATCGGTTCAATGGCTCCTCCATTCCCGCACATCGGTCGAATCGAGGAACTGGTGAAGTATTGCGAGGAGATTGCTTCTGCGGCTCCTGAGCTTCCTTTCTACTACTATCATATTCCTGCATTCAACGGTGCTTACCTGCCAATGCTCGATCTGTTGAAGGCTGTAGATGGACGCATTCCTAACTTCGCTGGTATCAAATATACCTTCGAGAGCTTGTATGAGTACAACCAGTGCCGTCTCTACAAGAACGGTAAGTACGATATGCTCCACGGTCAGGATGAGACCATCCTTCCTAGCCTGGCTCAGGGCGGTGCACAGGGTGGTATCGGTGGTACAACCAACTATAACGGTAAGGAGTTGGTAGGTATCATCGAGGCTTGGAAGAACGGCGATATCGAGACAGCACGCGAGAAGCAGAACTTCGCCCAGGAGGTTATCAACGTGATCTGTCACTACCGTGGCAACATCGTGGGCGGCAAGCGCATCATGAAACTGTTGGGCTTCGACCTGGGTCCTAACCGAACTCCATTCCGCAACATGACCGATGAGGAAGAGCAGGCTATGAAGAAAGAGTTGGAAGCTATCCACTTCTTCGAGCGTTGCAACCAATTTTAA
- a CDS encoding DUF6078 family protein: MTQADLVRLYFANGESHSTWTYCFNQQCPLAQQCARYLSVTYKDPEHTIGYAVYPDAYHDDKCEHFLQLRLMKMAYGFEKLLDELKRKDGGSFRTHMTSYFGSNTSYYRYKLGQTGLLPEQQQYVLNWCKARGYTNLKFDKYTEEVNY, from the coding sequence ATGACTCAAGCAGATTTAGTAAGACTCTATTTCGCCAACGGCGAAAGTCACAGCACATGGACCTATTGCTTCAACCAGCAATGTCCCCTAGCCCAGCAATGCGCACGCTATCTATCCGTAACCTATAAAGATCCGGAGCACACCATCGGCTACGCCGTCTATCCCGACGCTTATCACGACGATAAGTGCGAACACTTCCTGCAACTACGACTGATGAAAATGGCATACGGTTTTGAGAAACTTCTTGACGAACTGAAGCGCAAAGACGGAGGCAGTTTCAGAACCCACATGACTTCCTACTTCGGAAGCAACACTTCATATTACAGATATAAGTTAGGACAGACGGGCCTCTTGCCAGAACAGCAGCAGTATGTTCTTAACTGGTGCAAGGCACGTGGATACACCAACCTGAAATTCGATAAGTATACGGAAGAGGTTAACTACTAA
- a CDS encoding ROK family transcriptional regulator, which produces MLKNIINQTKWSASMTAILNQFIEYGGQTIAELSKSLGVSVPYTTKTLNELIDIGLVQVTGKKDNYSKRAPKIYDLIATSGYFLGIDTGKDNLTFGICDFCGNMVTEPQKIDFIYEDSMECFEQFISLTNEFIEKSGITKEQIKNTCLSIGGRVNPNTGCAYNYFTCVQKPLAEILSEKLGLSVCIDNDTRCMTYGESLRGVSKGVKNVIFVNISWGIGIGIIIDGRLYLGESGFSGEIGHMHIYNNGIICHCGKTGCMETEASGSALLRKMNQLLKNGETSVLTEKVMKQHQPLTLQDILDAIGKEDVLSIEALQKMAVELGTNLAGIINIFNPKMLVIGGDLSVTGDYLTQPICMGIKKYSLNLVSEDSQIVTSQLKGQAGLIGACLMARSRMLQGN; this is translated from the coding sequence ATGTTAAAGAACATCATCAACCAAACAAAATGGTCGGCCTCTATGACTGCTATCCTAAACCAGTTTATAGAATATGGCGGGCAGACCATAGCCGAACTCTCAAAAAGCCTAGGCGTTAGCGTGCCATACACCACAAAGACTCTAAACGAGCTGATTGACATCGGCCTGGTACAGGTAACAGGAAAGAAAGACAACTATTCGAAAAGAGCACCCAAGATATACGACCTGATTGCTACTTCGGGCTACTTCCTTGGAATCGACACGGGAAAGGATAATCTAACCTTCGGCATCTGCGATTTTTGCGGCAACATGGTGACAGAACCACAGAAGATAGACTTCATCTACGAGGACAGCATGGAATGCTTCGAGCAATTCATCAGTCTCACCAACGAGTTTATCGAAAAATCGGGCATCACCAAGGAACAGATTAAGAATACCTGCCTGAGCATCGGCGGACGTGTGAATCCTAACACAGGCTGCGCCTATAATTACTTCACCTGCGTGCAGAAGCCACTGGCAGAAATCCTGTCGGAAAAACTGGGATTATCCGTATGCATCGACAATGACACCCGATGTATGACCTACGGCGAAAGCCTCAGAGGCGTGAGCAAGGGCGTGAAGAACGTTATCTTTGTCAACATCAGCTGGGGTATCGGCATCGGCATCATCATCGACGGCAGACTCTATCTGGGAGAATCGGGCTTCTCGGGAGAAATCGGACACATGCACATCTATAATAATGGCATCATCTGCCATTGCGGAAAAACAGGATGCATGGAAACCGAAGCTTCCGGTTCAGCCCTGCTGAGAAAGATGAACCAGCTGCTCAAGAACGGAGAAACATCGGTACTCACCGAAAAAGTGATGAAGCAGCACCAGCCGCTCACCCTGCAGGACATTCTCGATGCCATCGGGAAAGAAGACGTGCTCAGCATCGAAGCCTTGCAGAAAATGGCTGTGGAACTGGGAACCAATCTTGCAGGAATCATCAATATCTTCAACCCTAAGATGCTCGTCATCGGTGGAGACCTCTCGGTGACCGGAGACTATCTCACCCAACCTATCTGCATGGGTATCAAGAAGTACTCCCTGAATCTGGTGAGCGAAGACTCACAGATTGTGACATCACAGCTGAAAGGTCAGGCTGGGCTGATAGGAGCCTGCCTCATGGCAAGAAGCAGGATGCTGCAAGGGAACTGA
- a CDS encoding HAD family hydrolase encodes MQYKNIIFDLGNVLVKLNPEGCIGAFKAIGMGELVDSNPQSEGMKLMSKLGVGMMTTEAFCDAARKLTGADVTNEEIIAAANKMLVEIPDEKKERLLQLKKAGYRLFLLSNTIDIHWDYCVEHLFPYQNHGVEDYFEQCFLSQRMHLAKPNARIYEEVIRLANIHPDETLFIDDLKENCEAAEKLGIHTFQNVKFDDWLALRF; translated from the coding sequence ATGCAATACAAGAATATTATATTCGATTTAGGTAATGTCTTGGTGAAGCTCAATCCGGAAGGATGCATCGGGGCTTTCAAGGCGATAGGAATGGGGGAGTTGGTTGATTCAAATCCTCAGAGTGAGGGGATGAAGCTGATGAGCAAGCTGGGTGTGGGAATGATGACCACCGAAGCGTTCTGCGATGCAGCCCGTAAGTTGACAGGAGCTGATGTGACGAATGAAGAAATCATCGCTGCTGCCAACAAGATGCTGGTGGAGATTCCTGATGAGAAGAAGGAGCGACTCTTGCAGTTGAAGAAGGCTGGCTATCGCCTCTTCCTCCTGAGCAATACCATTGATATTCATTGGGATTATTGTGTGGAGCATCTCTTTCCTTATCAGAACCATGGGGTAGAGGATTATTTCGAGCAGTGCTTCCTCTCTCAGCGAATGCATCTGGCTAAGCCTAATGCCCGCATCTATGAGGAGGTAATCAGGCTGGCGAACATCCATCCCGACGAAACCCTCTTCATCGATGACCTGAAGGAAAACTGCGAAGCTGCCGAGAAACTGGGCATCCATACCTTCCAAAACGTGAAGTTCGATGACTGGCTTGCACTTCGATTCTGA
- a CDS encoding DUF418 domain-containing protein, translating to MNFYKTLGLKNSRIDVADALRGLAVAGIILYHSVEHFNMYDGSIEHAYTLGCDDWMADVLALLLSGKMYGIFALLFGLSFFIMNDNQQQRGNCFSGRFAWRMFLLAMLGIVNTAFFDGDILFSYAIYGLVLIPLSYLPTKWLWWVVAFLFIQPVEIYSLISGWQVDASALREVYGNMYNGHQHGSFLENAYGNLRYGQVATYYWCMMKGRHTQTICLFILGMLVGRKRWFYNENNNLALWKKVLVVSLLVLIVGGIADVRHMETWNNWLYPIYNFFILSFVVSGFVLLWYGKEWFRKGLSFLRQFGKMSLTNYFLQSIIGCGLFAYYGFNLQTKLGITYAFLVGIAMVVVQCLFSNIWLKYHSHGPFEGIWKKLTWIKF from the coding sequence ATGAATTTTTACAAGACATTAGGATTGAAAAACAGCCGTATTGATGTGGCTGATGCCTTGCGAGGATTGGCAGTGGCAGGTATTATTCTCTATCATTCCGTGGAGCATTTTAATATGTACGATGGAAGCATAGAGCATGCTTATACGCTGGGGTGTGATGATTGGATGGCAGATGTGCTGGCTTTGCTGCTGTCGGGAAAGATGTATGGCATCTTTGCCCTGCTCTTCGGATTGAGTTTCTTCATCATGAACGATAACCAGCAGCAGCGGGGAAATTGTTTTTCCGGAAGATTTGCCTGGCGAATGTTCCTTCTGGCGATGCTCGGTATCGTGAACACCGCCTTCTTCGATGGCGACATCCTTTTCTCCTATGCCATCTATGGACTGGTTCTCATCCCATTGAGCTATCTTCCTACCAAATGGCTCTGGTGGGTGGTTGCCTTCCTCTTTATCCAACCGGTAGAAATCTACTCCCTCATTTCGGGATGGCAGGTGGATGCATCGGCGTTGAGAGAGGTGTATGGAAACATGTATAATGGTCATCAGCATGGCTCCTTCCTGGAGAATGCCTATGGTAACCTGCGATACGGACAGGTGGCTACCTATTACTGGTGCATGATGAAGGGAAGACATACGCAGACCATCTGCCTCTTCATTCTCGGAATGCTGGTGGGCAGAAAGCGTTGGTTCTACAATGAGAACAACAACCTGGCTTTGTGGAAGAAGGTGCTTGTGGTTTCCCTCCTGGTATTGATTGTGGGTGGCATCGCAGATGTGCGCCACATGGAAACATGGAACAATTGGCTTTATCCTATCTACAATTTCTTTATCCTCTCGTTCGTAGTTTCAGGCTTCGTACTGTTGTGGTATGGTAAGGAATGGTTCAGAAAGGGATTGTCGTTCCTGCGTCAGTTTGGTAAGATGAGTCTGACCAACTATTTCCTCCAGTCTATCATCGGTTGCGGACTGTTTGCCTATTATGGTTTCAATCTCCAGACAAAGCTCGGCATTACCTATGCCTTTCTGGTAGGAATTGCAATGGTAGTGGTGCAATGTCTGTTTTCAAATATCTGGCTCAAGTATCATTCCCATGGTCCTTTTGAGGGAATATGGAAGAAGCTGACCTGGATTAAGTTCTAG